In Gemmatimonadales bacterium, the following are encoded in one genomic region:
- a CDS encoding DUF1611 domain-containing protein: MIEPKYLILADHDFGIMTSKTANAVIRYQPSRVVAVLDRQLIGKTSEEVLGFGGAIPVVGSVADGLARGANAVLIGIAPQGGALPEEWRGWIKEAIAAGCDVVSGLHTFLADDPELADAARRHGRKILDVRRPPADLQVATGLARDVDPLVVLTVGTDCNVGKMTAQLQLVEKLNARGLRTRFVATGQTGIMIEGWGIAVDAVVADFIAGATEQLVLQGAADADVVLVEGQGSINHPGYSGVTLGLLHGSCPDAMILCHQPSRESLGDYRAASWVKIPPLSRYIEWYESLAGAVRPSRVIGVALNTFDLDDVAARAACDAAAKETGLPATDPVRFDPGVLVDAIARRSETKRSKRNVA, from the coding sequence GTGATCGAACCGAAATACCTCATCCTGGCGGACCACGACTTCGGCATCATGACGTCGAAGACCGCCAACGCCGTGATCCGCTATCAGCCGTCGCGCGTCGTCGCGGTGCTTGATCGGCAGTTGATCGGGAAGACGTCGGAAGAAGTGCTCGGGTTTGGCGGCGCGATTCCCGTCGTCGGATCGGTCGCTGACGGGCTCGCCCGCGGAGCCAACGCCGTCCTGATCGGCATCGCTCCGCAAGGCGGCGCGCTCCCCGAGGAATGGCGCGGCTGGATCAAGGAAGCCATCGCCGCCGGCTGCGACGTCGTCAGCGGATTGCACACCTTTCTTGCCGACGACCCCGAGCTCGCGGATGCGGCGCGCCGCCACGGCCGGAAGATCCTCGATGTCCGACGCCCGCCTGCCGATCTCCAGGTCGCCACCGGTCTCGCGCGCGACGTCGATCCGCTCGTTGTCCTCACTGTCGGGACCGATTGCAACGTCGGCAAGATGACCGCGCAACTGCAACTGGTGGAAAAACTGAATGCGCGCGGCCTTCGCACCCGCTTCGTTGCCACCGGACAGACCGGCATCATGATCGAAGGATGGGGGATCGCCGTTGACGCCGTGGTTGCGGACTTCATCGCCGGCGCGACCGAGCAACTCGTCCTGCAAGGCGCCGCCGATGCGGACGTCGTGCTCGTGGAGGGGCAGGGAAGCATCAACCACCCCGGCTACAGCGGCGTCACCCTGGGCCTGCTGCACGGCTCGTGTCCGGACGCCATGATCCTCTGCCATCAGCCGTCGCGCGAGTCGCTCGGCGACTACCGCGCTGCCTCGTGGGTGAAGATCCCGCCGCTGTCGCGATACATCGAATGGTACGAGAGCCTGGCGGGGGCTGTGCGACCGTCCCGGGTGATCGGCGTCGCACTCAACACCTTCGATCTGGACGACGTCGCCGCGCGGGCTGCGTGCGATGCGGCAGCGAAGGAGACCGGGCTCCCCGCGACCGACCCGGTCCGCTTCGATCCCGGCGTGCTGGTCGATGCCATCGCGCGCCGGAGCGAGACGAAGCGAAGCAAGAGGAACGTCGCCTAG
- a CDS encoding PspA/IM30 family protein, with protein MGIFDRFATMVRSNLNDLISRAENPEKMLNQLIVDMRSQLDKARQQVAQAIADEKKLEADSIAQQKQAEDWERRAMLAVQEGRDDLAKQALMRYNEALQGAQQLHETWVKSKQETESLKGSLRQLNDKIEEAKRKKNILIARARRAEAQQRIQETLSGMGDKSAFESFERMQEKIEANERKAIASAELNEEMTGDSLAKQFEQLEYHGSSDQQLIELKAKMAMIAGGKDAPKQLGDGGSVPAKTATPVEESKSS; from the coding sequence ATGGGGATCTTTGATCGATTCGCGACGATGGTGCGGTCGAATCTCAACGACCTGATCTCGCGGGCCGAAAACCCCGAGAAGATGCTCAACCAGCTGATCGTCGACATGCGCAGCCAGCTCGACAAGGCGCGCCAGCAGGTGGCGCAGGCGATCGCCGACGAGAAGAAGCTCGAGGCCGATTCGATCGCGCAGCAGAAGCAGGCCGAGGACTGGGAACGTCGCGCCATGCTCGCGGTGCAGGAAGGACGCGACGACCTCGCCAAGCAGGCGCTGATGCGCTACAACGAAGCGCTGCAGGGCGCGCAGCAGCTGCACGAGACCTGGGTCAAGAGCAAGCAGGAAACCGAGTCCCTCAAGGGCTCGCTCCGCCAGCTCAACGACAAGATCGAGGAAGCAAAGCGGAAGAAGAACATCCTCATCGCCCGCGCCCGCCGCGCCGAGGCGCAGCAGCGGATCCAGGAAACACTGTCCGGCATGGGTGACAAGAGCGCCTTCGAGTCGTTCGAGCGGATGCAGGAGAAGATCGAGGCCAACGAGCGGAAGGCGATCGCGTCGGCCGAGCTCAATGAGGAGATGACCGGCGATTCGCTCGCCAAGCAATTCGAGCAGCTGGAATATCACGGCTCGTCCGATCAGCAACTGATCGAACTCAAGGCGAAGATGGCGATGATTGCCGGAGGCAAGGACGCGCCGAAGCAGCTCGGCGACGGCGGCAGCGTGCCGGCCAAGACGGCGACACCGGTGGAGGAGTCCAAGTCGTCGTGA
- the sdaAA gene encoding L-serine ammonia-lyase, iron-sulfur-dependent, subunit alpha yields MFESLIEAVRAAEEQQLSLGELAILTEAAEGMRTREEIEGGLQRALDVMRGAVDRGLVGDLHSVSGLVGGDAAKLAASHGPLAGTVFTSALASALAVQEVNAAMGVIVAAPTAGGAGVLPGVLLGLAQHHQRSDADMIRALATAGVIGAVVAVRASLSGAEGGCQAETGAAAGMAAGAGVELLGGSPRQAMHAVAVTMQGTLGLVCDPLGGLVEVPCVYRNATGAAMALAGIEMALAGIEFPIPVDEVVDTMGQIGREMDVRYRETAGGGLAATPTGRKLARERLVQLKPRKSR; encoded by the coding sequence ATGTTCGAATCACTGATCGAAGCGGTGCGCGCGGCCGAAGAGCAGCAGCTGTCGCTCGGCGAACTGGCCATCCTCACCGAAGCAGCCGAAGGGATGCGCACGCGCGAGGAGATCGAGGGCGGCTTGCAGCGGGCCCTCGACGTGATGCGCGGCGCGGTCGACCGGGGCCTGGTCGGCGACCTGCACAGCGTGTCGGGACTCGTCGGCGGCGATGCAGCAAAGCTCGCCGCGTCGCATGGACCGCTCGCCGGTACCGTCTTTACGTCGGCGCTCGCGTCGGCGCTCGCCGTGCAGGAAGTGAATGCCGCGATGGGTGTGATCGTCGCCGCGCCCACGGCCGGCGGCGCAGGCGTCCTGCCGGGCGTTCTCCTCGGACTCGCCCAGCACCATCAGCGCAGCGACGCCGACATGATCCGCGCGCTCGCAACCGCCGGGGTGATCGGCGCCGTCGTCGCGGTGCGCGCGTCACTCTCCGGCGCAGAGGGCGGCTGTCAGGCCGAAACCGGTGCCGCGGCGGGGATGGCGGCTGGCGCCGGGGTCGAGCTGCTCGGCGGCTCCCCTCGCCAGGCGATGCATGCCGTGGCTGTCACGATGCAGGGCACACTCGGCCTGGTCTGCGATCCGCTCGGCGGCCTGGTGGAAGTGCCGTGCGTCTATCGGAACGCGACCGGCGCCGCCATGGCGCTGGCCGGCATCGAAATGGCGCTCGCCGGGATCGAATTCCCGATCCCCGTCGACGAAGTCGTCGATACCATGGGCCAGATCGGCCGGGAAATGGACGTGCGATACCGGGAGACCGCCGGCGGCGGGTTGGCGGCGACGCCGACCGGGCGAAAGCTCGCCCGGGAGCGCCTCGTCCAGCTCAAGCCGCGGAAGAGCCGATAG
- the sdaAB gene encoding L-serine ammonia-lyase, iron-sulfur-dependent subunit beta → MVSLLDIIGPVMVGPSSSHTAGASRLGLIARALIGGTPETARVELHGSFARTGIGHGTDRAIAGGLLGFQPDDVRLRESLDEATRAGLTITFENTTLRGNHHPNTTRITAAREGRSVVMIGSSIGAGRIVVTAIDGFPVDITGAYTTLVVVAHDEPGIVAKLATALAEESVNVATMRVSRRQKGGDAIHIYELDSPPGPAALERIRALRAVKTLRVVDRVA, encoded by the coding sequence ATGGTTTCCCTTCTCGATATCATCGGCCCGGTGATGGTCGGCCCGTCATCATCGCACACGGCTGGAGCCTCACGGCTCGGGCTGATCGCCCGTGCCCTGATCGGCGGGACGCCGGAGACCGCGCGCGTCGAACTGCACGGATCATTTGCTCGGACCGGGATCGGGCACGGCACCGATCGCGCCATCGCCGGTGGTCTCCTCGGCTTTCAACCCGATGACGTGCGGCTCCGCGAGTCGCTGGATGAAGCGACGCGAGCGGGTCTGACGATCACCTTCGAGAACACCACGCTGCGCGGCAATCATCATCCCAACACCACGCGCATTACCGCCGCCCGTGAGGGGCGGAGCGTGGTCATGATCGGTTCGTCGATCGGGGCCGGCCGGATCGTGGTGACCGCGATCGACGGCTTCCCGGTCGACATCACCGGCGCCTACACCACCCTCGTGGTGGTGGCGCACGATGAGCCGGGGATCGTGGCGAAACTCGCCACCGCACTCGCCGAGGAAAGCGTCAACGTGGCCACGATGCGGGTGTCACGCCGCCAGAAGGGCGGCGACGCCATTCACATCTACGAACTCGATTCGCCGCCGGGTCCCGCCGCCCTCGAGCGGATCCGTGCACTCCGCGCCGTGAAGACCCTCCGCGTCGTCGACCGGGTCGCCTGA
- the uvrA gene encoding excinuclease ABC subunit UvrA: MPEEYLTVRGAREHNLKNVSVRLPRNALTVVTGLSGSGKSSLAFDTIYAEGQRRYVESLSAYARQFLGLMEKPDVDSIEGLSPAISIQQKTTGQNPRSTVGTVTEIYDYMRLLWARAGIPLCPNDGTPISRSSATQIADTVLSWPAGTRIEILGPVVRGRKGEFKELLDDLRKQGFVRVRIDGTTIDLSEAKPLSRRQNHDIAVVVDRLVVNPADRARLADSIETALRAAEGIVEVVRQGSGARSGQPIPGETRLFSEKFSCPVCGLSLPELEPRQFSFNSPFGACPECHGVGTARIPNVELVLGDPRISLVEGVVLPWGEPTGYLRKVVLPTLAKAFRFDLAAPWGELPAAARKALLFGAPGKTLHYAPESGAKGRSVDGPWEGILANLSRRYRESSSDAVRQALEAYMVEQPCPACHGRRLRPESLAVMVAGRGIGEVVDLPINDAVDFFKEIPVGRGGGGMVDPDIAGPILKEVVERLSFLRDVGLDYLTLGRSAGTLSGGEAQRIRLATQIGSRLVGVLYILDEPSIGLHQRDNALLLETLRGLRDLGNTVIVVEHDEDTIRAADHVVDLGPRAGRFGGEVVVEGSVEEVARHPESLTARYLRGELRIPVPSPRRPRAGARELRIIGARENNLRNLDVEIPLGMFVAVTGVSGSGKSTLVTDILYRSLARHFFHAKLIPGAHTRIEGLDALDKVIDIDQSPIGRTPRSNPATYTGLFTPIRELFTQLPDAKIRGYGPGRFSFNVKGGRCEACQGDGLVKIEMHFLPDVYVPCDVCKGRRYNRETLEVRYKGRSIADVLELTVEDALDFFSAQRRIAEKLDLLNDVGLGYLHLGQAATTLSGGEAQRVKLATELAKRDTGRTLYILDEPTTGLHFEDVRLLLDVLHRLVAKGNSVVVIEHNLDVIKTADWIIDLGPEGGVRGGAIVAQGTPEHVAATPGSHTGEFLRRVLTTSHAAAQAIG; encoded by the coding sequence ATGCCCGAAGAGTACCTGACCGTCCGCGGCGCGCGCGAGCACAATCTCAAGAACGTCAGTGTCCGCCTTCCGCGAAACGCCCTGACCGTCGTGACCGGCCTCTCGGGGTCGGGTAAATCCTCGCTCGCCTTCGACACGATCTACGCCGAGGGACAGCGTCGCTACGTCGAATCGCTCTCGGCGTACGCGCGGCAGTTCCTCGGCCTGATGGAAAAGCCCGACGTCGATTCGATTGAAGGGCTCTCGCCGGCGATTTCCATTCAGCAGAAGACCACGGGACAGAATCCCCGGTCGACGGTCGGAACCGTGACCGAGATCTACGATTACATGCGGCTCCTGTGGGCCCGCGCCGGGATTCCCCTCTGTCCCAACGATGGGACGCCGATTTCCCGCTCCAGCGCCACGCAGATCGCTGATACCGTCCTCTCCTGGCCAGCCGGCACTCGCATCGAGATTCTCGGCCCCGTGGTCCGCGGGCGCAAAGGCGAATTCAAGGAGCTGCTCGACGACCTTCGGAAGCAGGGCTTCGTTCGTGTCAGGATCGACGGGACCACCATCGATCTATCGGAGGCAAAGCCGTTGTCGCGGCGCCAGAATCACGACATTGCCGTCGTGGTCGATCGCCTGGTGGTGAATCCGGCCGATCGGGCGCGGCTCGCCGATTCGATCGAGACCGCGCTGCGGGCGGCGGAAGGAATTGTCGAAGTCGTCCGCCAGGGGTCCGGGGCGCGCTCGGGGCAGCCGATCCCGGGAGAGACGCGGCTTTTTTCGGAAAAGTTTTCCTGCCCGGTCTGCGGCCTCTCGCTCCCCGAGCTCGAGCCGCGGCAATTCTCATTCAACTCGCCCTTCGGCGCGTGCCCCGAGTGCCACGGCGTCGGAACGGCGCGCATTCCGAATGTGGAACTGGTGCTCGGCGACCCGCGCATCTCGCTCGTCGAAGGGGTCGTTCTCCCCTGGGGCGAGCCGACCGGTTACCTGCGAAAAGTCGTCCTGCCGACGCTGGCGAAGGCGTTCCGCTTCGATCTCGCGGCGCCGTGGGGCGAGCTCCCCGCCGCCGCGCGCAAGGCGCTCCTCTTTGGCGCACCCGGGAAGACGCTGCACTACGCTCCCGAGAGTGGAGCGAAAGGCCGGTCGGTCGACGGACCGTGGGAAGGAATCCTCGCCAATCTTTCTCGGCGCTATCGCGAGTCCAGCAGCGACGCCGTTCGACAGGCGCTCGAAGCGTACATGGTCGAGCAGCCATGCCCGGCGTGTCACGGGCGGCGGCTACGCCCCGAATCGCTCGCCGTCATGGTGGCGGGGCGTGGCATCGGCGAGGTCGTCGATCTTCCGATCAACGATGCCGTGGATTTCTTCAAGGAGATTCCGGTGGGCCGCGGCGGGGGAGGAATGGTCGACCCCGACATCGCCGGACCGATCCTCAAGGAAGTCGTCGAGCGACTCTCGTTCCTGCGCGATGTCGGTCTCGACTACCTCACCCTCGGGCGTTCGGCGGGGACGCTCTCCGGCGGCGAGGCGCAGCGGATCCGGCTGGCGACGCAGATCGGGTCGCGACTCGTCGGCGTGCTCTACATCCTCGACGAGCCAAGCATCGGGCTCCACCAGCGTGACAACGCGCTCCTCCTCGAGACGCTCCGCGGGCTGCGCGATCTCGGCAACACGGTGATCGTCGTCGAGCACGACGAGGACACCATTCGCGCCGCAGATCACGTCGTCGATCTCGGCCCGCGAGCCGGGCGCTTTGGCGGCGAAGTGGTGGTCGAGGGAAGTGTGGAAGAAGTGGCTCGCCATCCGGAATCGCTGACGGCGCGCTACCTCCGCGGCGAGCTGCGCATCCCGGTCCCATCACCGCGCAGGCCGCGAGCCGGTGCCCGCGAGCTCCGCATCATCGGCGCGCGCGAGAACAATCTTCGCAATCTCGACGTCGAGATTCCGCTCGGCATGTTCGTCGCGGTCACCGGAGTGTCGGGCTCGGGCAAGTCGACACTCGTCACGGATATTCTCTACCGCTCGCTGGCGCGCCATTTCTTCCACGCCAAGCTCATCCCCGGCGCGCACACGCGCATCGAGGGCCTCGACGCGCTCGACAAGGTGATCGATATCGACCAGTCGCCGATCGGGCGCACGCCGCGGTCGAACCCGGCGACCTACACCGGACTCTTCACGCCGATCCGCGAGCTCTTCACGCAGCTTCCCGATGCCAAGATCCGCGGCTACGGCCCCGGCCGCTTCTCGTTCAACGTCAAGGGCGGCCGCTGCGAGGCGTGTCAGGGGGATGGGCTGGTGAAGATCGAGATGCACTTTCTTCCCGATGTGTATGTGCCGTGCGACGTCTGCAAGGGGAGACGGTACAATCGCGAAACCCTCGAGGTGCGATACAAGGGACGCAGCATCGCCGACGTCCTCGAGCTGACGGTCGAGGATGCGCTGGACTTCTTCTCGGCCCAGCGGCGGATCGCCGAGAAACTCGATCTGCTCAACGATGTCGGCCTCGGCTACCTCCATCTCGGGCAGGCGGCAACGACCCTCTCGGGCGGCGAAGCACAGCGGGTCAAGCTCGCAACCGAACTCGCCAAGCGTGATACCGGCCGGACGTTGTACATCCTGGATGAGCCCACCACCGGGTTGCACTTCGAGGACGTGCGCCTCCTCCTCGATGTCCTCCACCGGCTGGTGGCGAAGGGGAATTCGGTCGTCGTGATCGAACACAACCTCGACGTGATCAAGACCGCCGACTGGATCATCGATCTGGGGCCGGAAGGCGGCGTCCGCGGCGGCGCGATCGTCGCACAGGGGACCCCCGAGCACGTGGCCGCGACGCCCGGCTCGCACACCGGCGAATTCCTCCGCCGGGTGCTCACCACGAGTCACGCCGCCGCACAGGCGATCGGGTAG
- a CDS encoding transglutaminase-like domain-containing protein: MLELYRPSARASVAVAILIAWTASLGWLGKRQLGKSEESTLSAEATLRLAPATTWYAITAGPVQIGYAGITFDTLSPGYRVTEATAIEMPSASATERVTRRTVAWLAATLELQRMESGLGVGGHHSDWKVEVSGDTVTTRFLSATSRAQGSARFSEAPTAAVAIPYRLALTDGLAPGRTRTIAPIDGWPPSVRVIAVKAEGDSEIRFADSTVATPGGTGRVAVHFDSVRAVSVAVDAATGPVRIWIDRRGVVAGLARPLGVRWVRTDFDLSTTNFRDALPSHVDTIRTALPELGRYAALPVADTGMMTRRFVVSHRDGSAVDDRLLAMLTGGRQQVRGDTIIVQRIGTGHDQRTSDTVPDPMIQEHAGLIVSWEHRLVGGPFTAQRLPALLAAVRAAISIDTSIDAAQDALGTLAVRAGSPDGIARLMVAVLRRAGMPARYVVGVYPRGTALLTHAWVEVWAPQNGGWIGIDPASGNFASTGLIRLAFAGSSRPEEMMMQLANARVDTASAGGLP, translated from the coding sequence ATGCTTGAGCTCTACCGCCCGTCCGCCAGAGCCAGTGTTGCCGTGGCGATCCTGATCGCCTGGACGGCGTCGTTGGGGTGGCTTGGCAAGCGCCAGCTGGGCAAGTCCGAGGAATCAACGCTGTCGGCCGAGGCGACGCTCCGGCTCGCGCCGGCGACAACCTGGTACGCGATCACCGCCGGTCCGGTCCAGATCGGTTACGCCGGAATCACGTTCGACACGTTGTCGCCCGGCTACCGGGTCACCGAGGCAACGGCGATCGAGATGCCATCGGCGTCGGCGACCGAGCGGGTGACCCGGCGGACGGTGGCGTGGCTCGCGGCGACGCTGGAACTGCAGCGGATGGAATCGGGACTTGGCGTGGGCGGGCACCACAGCGACTGGAAGGTCGAGGTGAGCGGCGACACCGTCACCACCCGATTCCTTTCGGCGACTTCGCGCGCCCAGGGTAGTGCGCGATTCAGCGAGGCTCCCACCGCTGCCGTCGCGATCCCCTATCGGCTGGCGCTGACCGACGGGCTGGCTCCGGGACGGACTCGCACCATTGCACCGATCGACGGCTGGCCGCCGTCAGTCCGGGTCATTGCGGTCAAGGCCGAAGGTGATTCGGAAATCCGATTCGCCGACAGCACTGTCGCAACACCGGGTGGAACCGGACGGGTGGCGGTGCATTTCGATTCGGTCCGCGCAGTGTCAGTGGCGGTCGATGCCGCGACCGGACCGGTCAGGATCTGGATCGATCGACGCGGAGTCGTCGCCGGCCTCGCTCGTCCTCTCGGCGTGCGATGGGTGCGCACCGACTTCGACCTCAGCACCACCAACTTTCGCGACGCGCTTCCCTCACACGTCGACACCATTCGCACGGCACTCCCCGAGCTGGGCCGGTACGCCGCCCTTCCGGTCGCAGACACCGGCATGATGACGCGACGGTTCGTGGTCTCCCATCGCGATGGATCAGCGGTCGACGATCGACTCCTTGCGATGCTCACGGGCGGTCGACAGCAAGTGCGCGGTGACACCATCATCGTCCAGCGGATCGGGACGGGACACGATCAGCGCACATCCGACACGGTTCCCGATCCGATGATCCAGGAACACGCCGGCTTGATCGTGAGCTGGGAACACCGCCTGGTGGGCGGACCATTCACGGCGCAGCGTCTTCCGGCGCTGCTCGCGGCGGTCCGTGCGGCGATCTCCATAGACACGTCGATTGACGCCGCCCAGGATGCGCTCGGCACGCTCGCAGTGCGGGCTGGTTCACCCGACGGGATCGCCAGATTGATGGTCGCGGTGCTTCGGCGCGCCGGGATGCCGGCGCGCTACGTGGTGGGCGTCTATCCGCGCGGGACGGCGTTGTTGACCCATGCATGGGTCGAGGTGTGGGCGCCGCAGAACGGCGGGTGGATCGGGATCGATCCCGCATCCGGAAATTTCGCCAGCACCGGATTGATCCGCCTGGCGTTCGCCGGCTCAAGCCGCCCGGAGGAGATGATGATGCAGCTGGCCAACGCCCGCGTCGATACCGCGAGCGCCGGAGGTTTGCCATGA
- a CDS encoding ABC transporter ATP-binding protein, protein MIKLQKVVKRYGRFEAVRGIDLEIRSGELFGLLGPNGAGKTTTLRMIAGILAPTSGRIEIAGINVMRKPIEAKANLGFIPDRPFVYDKLTGAEFLRFTAALYGQDGDEVERRLDGLLDLFELTRWKNELTESYSHGMRQKLIIASALVHKPKVIVVDEPMIGLDPKSARLLKLIFRRFVDRGGTVLMSTHTLEIVEDLCDRIGIIRQGELAACGTLDELRHGAASQDADLEELFLRLTGGHVDHDLDQVLG, encoded by the coding sequence ATGATCAAATTGCAGAAGGTGGTCAAGCGCTACGGGCGGTTCGAAGCGGTTCGCGGCATCGATCTCGAGATCCGCAGCGGCGAACTGTTCGGGTTGCTCGGTCCCAACGGCGCCGGGAAGACGACGACGCTCCGGATGATCGCCGGGATCCTCGCCCCGACGTCCGGCCGCATCGAGATCGCCGGCATCAATGTGATGCGCAAGCCGATCGAGGCGAAGGCGAATCTCGGATTCATACCCGACCGTCCCTTTGTCTACGACAAGCTCACCGGCGCGGAGTTCCTCCGGTTCACGGCGGCGCTGTACGGACAGGACGGCGATGAAGTCGAGCGGCGGCTCGACGGGCTGCTCGATCTCTTCGAGCTGACGCGGTGGAAGAATGAATTGACCGAGTCGTACAGTCACGGCATGCGGCAGAAGCTCATCATCGCCAGTGCGCTGGTGCACAAGCCGAAGGTGATCGTGGTCGATGAGCCGATGATCGGGCTCGATCCGAAGAGCGCGCGACTCCTCAAGCTGATCTTCCGCCGGTTCGTCGATCGCGGCGGGACGGTGCTGATGAGCACGCACACGCTGGAGATCGTCGAGGATCTCTGCGACCGGATCGGCATCATCCGCCAGGGAGAGCTCGCGGCGTGCGGGACGCTCGACGAGTTGCGCCACGGCGCCGCATCCCAGGATGCCGACCTCGAAGAATTGTTCCTGCGCCTGACCGGCGGCCATGTCGACCACGATCTGGACCAGGTCCTTGGCTGA
- a CDS encoding zinc ribbon domain-containing protein: MTYLEPIAAAVIGIALLWLVLQPILAPTTMRPVDLDIPDPEETPRGQALLALKEIEFDRATGKLSESDYAALHAKYALIAVATLEPRDAAVHCLVHGHCDLPEAAFCPICGSGLVTSEGACVGCGRSLPSDAAFCPGCGVAVRPAP; this comes from the coding sequence GTGACCTATCTCGAACCGATCGCAGCGGCGGTCATCGGGATCGCGCTGCTCTGGCTGGTGCTCCAGCCGATCCTTGCGCCCACCACGATGCGGCCGGTCGATCTCGACATTCCCGACCCCGAAGAGACGCCCCGGGGCCAGGCGCTTCTCGCGCTCAAGGAAATCGAGTTCGACCGCGCCACCGGAAAGCTCTCGGAATCCGATTACGCGGCGCTGCATGCCAAGTACGCCTTGATCGCGGTCGCGACGCTCGAGCCACGCGACGCCGCGGTCCATTGCCTCGTGCACGGACACTGTGATCTCCCCGAAGCGGCGTTCTGCCCGATCTGCGGCTCCGGCCTCGTCACCAGCGAGGGCGCCTGCGTCGGATGCGGCCGGTCGCTCCCATCCGACGCTGCATTCTGCCCGGGATGCGGTGTGGCGGTTCGGCCCGCGCCGTAG